From one Halothece sp. PCC 7418 genomic stretch:
- the rpaB gene encoding response regulator transcription factor RpaB, which yields MENHTEKILVVDDEAAVRRILQTRLSMVGYEVVIAADGEQALKVFAAEQPDLVVLDVMMPNGDGYFTCKELRKESNVPIIMLTALGDVADRITGLQIGADDYLVKPFSPKELEARIHTVLRRLKKNSEAMIPASGVMQVGKLQIDTNKRRVYMGNELVRLTGREYNLLELLATHSGESISRTEILKRIWGYPPQRHGDLRVVDVHVSRLRGKIEADPKNPELIITERGTGYLFQRARVVNNAQAC from the coding sequence GTGGAAAACCATACAGAAAAAATTCTTGTGGTCGATGATGAAGCAGCCGTTCGTCGCATTTTACAAACCCGATTGTCAATGGTGGGCTATGAAGTTGTGATTGCTGCTGATGGAGAACAGGCTTTAAAGGTATTTGCTGCGGAACAGCCTGACTTGGTGGTTTTAGATGTCATGATGCCCAATGGTGATGGTTACTTCACCTGCAAAGAGTTAAGAAAAGAGTCGAATGTTCCCATTATTATGCTGACCGCTTTAGGTGATGTTGCCGATCGAATTACTGGGTTACAAATTGGGGCCGATGACTATTTAGTGAAGCCCTTCTCACCCAAAGAATTAGAAGCAAGAATTCATACAGTGTTAAGACGGCTGAAGAAAAACAGCGAGGCGATGATTCCCGCTTCTGGGGTGATGCAAGTGGGAAAATTACAAATCGACACCAATAAACGACGAGTTTATATGGGGAATGAGTTAGTCCGTTTAACCGGTCGCGAGTATAATTTGTTAGAGTTGCTTGCTACCCATTCTGGGGAGTCCATTTCCCGCACCGAAATCCTGAAGCGGATTTGGGGATATCCACCGCAGCGTCATGGCGATTTGCGCGTAGTGGATGTTCATGTGTCGCGGTTGCGAGGCAAAATCGAAGCAGATCCGAAAAATCCAGAATTAATTATTACCGAACGAGGGACGGGGTATTTATTTCAACGGGCAAGAGTCGTGAATAATGCTCAGGCGTGTTGA
- a CDS encoding pentapeptide repeat-containing protein — protein sequence MTLLTPTDVFRKVEARASLAYAELSHINLEGIRLSGGQFFSAYLKTANLSHTDCQATDFSRAILIRANLSHGIFASANFSKSNLIKANCQGANFREAQFLKAQLQSICLDDTEISAADFTETNLSEAQGKNINFTQAIFQKAILIKSQFEESNLTQVNLREANLKQANWSGIIIPNSKLQKTNFTEAILTKINFYGSSLFQSILPRAQLNQIECQDVELEAANFQNSQFCDVDFSDSSLVGTNFEGATLDQVNFTNTNLSQANFKNTVVKEVDLTKSQVEKADFRNAQGLTLEQKEYLKANGGLNIPTA from the coding sequence ATGACTCTTCTCACGCCCACCGATGTTTTTCGTAAAGTTGAAGCCAGAGCCTCTCTTGCTTATGCTGAACTCAGTCATATTAATCTTGAAGGAATACGCCTTAGTGGTGGACAATTTTTTAGTGCTTACTTAAAAACTGCCAATTTATCCCATACTGATTGTCAAGCAACAGATTTTAGCCGAGCTATTTTAATTCGAGCCAACCTCAGTCATGGTATTTTTGCGTCTGCTAATTTTAGTAAATCCAATCTCATTAAAGCCAATTGTCAAGGGGCTAATTTTCGGGAAGCCCAATTTTTAAAGGCTCAATTACAAAGTATTTGTCTAGATGATACGGAAATCTCTGCTGCTGACTTCACAGAAACAAATTTAAGTGAAGCCCAAGGGAAGAATATTAATTTTACCCAAGCCATTTTTCAGAAAGCCATTCTCATTAAAAGTCAATTTGAAGAGAGCAACTTGACCCAAGTCAACTTACGAGAAGCGAATTTAAAACAAGCCAATTGGAGCGGAATTATTATCCCTAATAGTAAGTTGCAGAAAACCAATTTTACCGAAGCAATATTAACTAAAATTAACTTTTACGGTTCGAGTTTATTTCAATCTATCTTACCAAGAGCGCAGTTAAACCAAATTGAATGTCAAGATGTTGAATTAGAAGCAGCGAATTTTCAAAACTCTCAATTCTGTGATGTGGATTTTAGTGATTCTTCTTTAGTGGGAACAAATTTTGAAGGAGCAACCCTCGATCAAGTTAATTTCACAAACACAAATTTGAGCCAAGCTAACTTCAAAAATACAGTTGTCAAAGAGGTTGATTTAACCAAGAGTCAAGTCGAAAAGGCAGATTTCAGGAATGCTCAAGGATTAACTCTAGAACAAAAGGAGTATTTAAAGGCAAACGGTGGGCTTAATATTCCAACCGCGTGA
- the truB gene encoding tRNA pseudouridine(55) synthase TruB produces MNIDKPLNVTSHDCVAKVRRWAKMKRVGHGGTLDPAATGVLPLALGKATRLLQFLPNTKAYTATIRFGCRTTSDDLEGEILEENPAPNLTLEAIKPYLPQFLGKINQIPPIYSAIQKDGKRLYDLARQGKTVEVPPREVEITEMEVMAWQDGDFPELTLHIACKSGTYIRSLARDLGDCLGVGGTLSGLRRTESSGFSLEKSLSLSALEIQLQSGTFTPLPADYPLQHLEKIDLTSETAKRWCQGQRLVLPEETNATGFVRVYGENGLFLGIGEKEPPQQLQPKTVIAV; encoded by the coding sequence ATGAATATTGACAAACCCCTCAACGTTACCTCTCATGACTGTGTAGCGAAAGTGAGACGCTGGGCAAAAATGAAGCGAGTGGGACACGGTGGCACATTAGACCCTGCAGCTACAGGCGTTTTACCCCTCGCTCTAGGAAAAGCCACTCGTTTATTACAATTTCTCCCGAATACAAAAGCCTACACCGCAACCATACGCTTTGGTTGTCGGACGACCAGCGATGACTTAGAAGGAGAGATTTTAGAAGAAAACCCAGCCCCTAACTTAACATTAGAAGCAATTAAGCCTTATCTACCGCAATTTCTGGGGAAAATTAATCAAATTCCTCCCATTTACAGTGCCATTCAAAAAGACGGGAAACGACTGTATGATTTAGCCAGACAGGGGAAAACCGTAGAAGTGCCACCGCGAGAAGTAGAAATTACCGAGATGGAAGTGATGGCTTGGCAAGACGGAGACTTTCCAGAATTGACCCTACACATTGCTTGTAAAAGTGGCACTTATATCCGTTCTCTGGCGCGAGACCTCGGGGATTGTTTAGGCGTTGGCGGTACACTTTCAGGCTTAAGACGGACTGAAAGTAGTGGCTTTTCCTTAGAAAAAAGCCTTTCTCTTTCTGCGTTAGAAATACAACTGCAAAGCGGGACTTTTACCCCACTTCCTGCGGATTATCCCTTGCAGCATCTCGAAAAAATTGATCTAACTTCAGAAACAGCAAAACGCTGGTGTCAAGGACAACGCTTAGTCTTACCAGAAGAAACCAATGCAACGGGTTTTGTTCGTGTTTATGGAGAAAATGGTTTATTTTTAGGGATTGGGGAGAAAGAGCCTCCCCAACAGTTGCAACCGAAAACAGTTATAGCGGTTTAA
- a CDS encoding DUF1257 domain-containing protein has product MSHFSQIKTQIRNLSSLKAALSDLEIDWKEGPATVRGYQGQTHSAEVVIEQDNQYDVGFRWNGSEYELVADLQYWQQPLTVNGFINQVSQRYAYHTVMNATAEEGFQVAQEQKNEDGSIRLVVQRWSA; this is encoded by the coding sequence ATGTCACACTTTAGCCAAATTAAAACCCAAATTCGGAATCTGTCTTCCTTAAAAGCTGCTCTCAGCGACTTAGAGATTGACTGGAAAGAAGGTCCTGCAACCGTTCGCGGTTATCAAGGGCAAACCCATAGCGCAGAAGTTGTTATTGAACAGGACAATCAATACGATGTCGGCTTTCGGTGGAATGGTAGCGAATACGAACTCGTTGCTGATTTACAATACTGGCAACAACCGTTAACCGTGAATGGCTTTATCAACCAAGTGAGCCAACGGTATGCGTACCACACCGTTATGAATGCAACAGCCGAGGAAGGATTCCAAGTTGCCCAAGAACAAAAAAATGAAGATGGTTCGATTCGTCTTGTTGTTCAACGCTGGAGTGCGTAA
- a CDS encoding M23 family metallopeptidase produces MTQQLLSPSPLSPVKGQFHLLLLQGLGYLLPLTLLSGGAVIAQSSSTSPVKPLPSLNEDQPASPLEPIQASETVPQKPALPDYESVSPLRVNEPESEETAKTSQPQAKPELKPIQPLVNSPSHSTPQDSSPPQPSPSPSASPEVAESSQPSAPTVNLEPRPANSQNNPPQQQDSGGPVWQRNERTATGDTQDFVDFNGYPPTGENSLPAPRVEVSDRAENCTTVVEDGKLVSGSCKISQDPSESQQAAVDVETLPELPKNFQQPTPPKENQAVSTYTPPEDLPQLKLPDNGDSALMFPLARSMPVSSNYGWRIHPIYGNRRFHTGTDFTAPEGTPVVATKSGRVVLADYSSGYGLIVGLRHNDKNESRYAHLSQIHVKPGQWVEQGTVIGRVGNTGLSTGPHLHFEWRIRKGSRWIAVNAGKQLLMAKANLDPSAINFSNLADSSDEVDGNNFLAFLPEMLTAFPTATASWMSLPELPFLKKGNFKQAYERKADLAPFSQRSNSVLVLPFSLPKVLASLFNWQPPQLFTQEDLQRVPTANQINFQTPVAYRPPSPASENYAEVSQFLSEQESLESLTNLEALGTLNFPAPRPRDSQQLSRQEVTDSHVQPKTRD; encoded by the coding sequence ATGACTCAGCAACTCCTCTCCCCTTCCCCGCTTTCCCCTGTTAAGGGACAATTTCATCTGTTATTGCTACAAGGCTTAGGATATCTACTGCCCCTCACCTTATTGAGTGGAGGAGCGGTAATAGCGCAATCTTCTTCTACCTCCCCAGTCAAACCGTTACCCAGTCTGAATGAAGATCAACCCGCTTCACCCTTAGAGCCAATTCAGGCCTCAGAAACGGTTCCCCAAAAACCAGCCCTTCCCGATTACGAATCGGTTTCTCCGCTACGAGTCAACGAACCTGAGTCAGAGGAAACCGCAAAAACATCTCAACCGCAAGCCAAACCCGAACTAAAGCCGATTCAACCGCTTGTTAATTCCCCTTCTCACTCCACGCCACAAGATTCTTCCCCACCCCAACCCTCACCCTCTCCATCGGCTTCCCCAGAGGTCGCTGAATCTTCCCAGCCTTCAGCACCAACGGTGAACTTAGAGCCGAGACCAGCCAACTCTCAGAATAATCCGCCACAACAACAAGATTCAGGGGGTCCCGTTTGGCAAAGAAACGAAAGAACTGCAACCGGAGATACTCAAGATTTTGTGGATTTCAACGGTTATCCCCCAACTGGAGAAAATAGTTTACCCGCCCCTCGCGTGGAAGTAAGCGATCGCGCAGAAAACTGTACAACCGTTGTTGAAGATGGAAAACTGGTTAGTGGCAGTTGCAAGATTTCTCAAGACCCAAGCGAGTCTCAACAAGCTGCAGTTGACGTGGAAACACTACCAGAATTACCGAAAAACTTTCAGCAGCCGACTCCTCCAAAAGAAAACCAAGCCGTCAGTACCTACACACCACCAGAAGACTTACCGCAGCTTAAACTTCCCGATAACGGTGATTCAGCCTTAATGTTCCCTCTAGCGCGATCGATGCCCGTGAGTTCTAACTATGGTTGGCGCATTCACCCCATTTATGGTAATCGTCGCTTTCACACTGGAACCGATTTTACAGCCCCAGAAGGAACGCCTGTGGTTGCCACGAAATCAGGACGAGTGGTCTTAGCGGACTATAGCAGTGGTTACGGATTAATCGTTGGTTTACGCCATAACGACAAAAACGAATCCCGTTATGCTCACCTTTCCCAAATTCACGTTAAACCCGGACAATGGGTCGAACAAGGAACGGTGATTGGTCGAGTCGGTAACACAGGTTTATCTACTGGTCCCCATTTACACTTTGAATGGCGCATTCGCAAAGGATCGCGCTGGATTGCTGTCAATGCTGGGAAACAGTTACTCATGGCAAAAGCAAACCTCGATCCCAGTGCCATCAATTTTAGTAATCTTGCTGATAGTAGCGATGAAGTTGATGGTAATAATTTCTTGGCTTTCTTACCAGAAATGCTCACAGCTTTTCCCACTGCAACCGCCTCGTGGATGTCTCTTCCAGAATTGCCATTTCTAAAAAAAGGTAACTTTAAGCAAGCCTACGAACGGAAAGCGGATCTTGCTCCTTTTTCTCAACGCAGTAACTCAGTTTTAGTCCTACCTTTTTCCTTACCCAAAGTCTTAGCTTCTCTCTTTAATTGGCAACCCCCTCAACTCTTTACGCAAGAAGACTTACAGCGAGTCCCAACTGCTAATCAAATTAACTTCCAGACCCCCGTTGCTTATCGTCCCCCCTCTCCTGCTAGTGAAAACTATGCTGAGGTCTCACAATTTTTATCAGAACAAGAAAGTTTAGAGTCATTAACGAATCTGGAGGCTTTAGGAACGCTGAATTTCCCCGCACCTCGTCCCCGAGATTCTCAACAATTATCTCGGCAGGAGGTCACAGATAGCCATGTTCAGCCAAAAACGAGAGACTAA
- a CDS encoding DUF2997 domain-containing protein encodes MSMETLEFIIRPDGRVEEKVTGIVGNSCMEVTAAIEAQLGNVVSQEQTSEYFAQNTVDSTTTTTQTTTTSW; translated from the coding sequence ATGAGCATGGAAACCCTAGAATTCATTATTCGTCCTGACGGGCGAGTTGAGGAAAAAGTTACTGGCATTGTTGGTAACTCTTGTATGGAAGTAACAGCAGCGATCGAAGCACAACTCGGCAACGTGGTTTCGCAAGAGCAAACCTCAGAATATTTTGCCCAAAACACCGTTGACTCTACCACAACAACCACGCAAACCACGACAACCTCTTGGTAA
- a CDS encoding bifunctional nuclease family protein: MIEMKVAGIALDAITRSPIALLKDHSERRALPIYIGQDQAKAIMGAIENQTPPRPLTHDLMVNIFDTWEMMVTRVIIHALQDNTFYALLCLQQGDEIREIDCRPSDAIAIAVRTNSPIWVMEEVIAEASIPVDRDADEEEKQAFREFISNLSPEDFIRGQSSKNNEESS, from the coding sequence ATGATTGAAATGAAAGTTGCTGGGATTGCCTTGGATGCTATAACGCGAAGCCCGATCGCGCTTTTAAAAGATCATTCTGAACGTAGGGCATTGCCCATTTACATCGGACAAGACCAGGCAAAAGCCATTATGGGGGCAATTGAAAACCAAACGCCACCGCGTCCCCTCACCCATGACTTAATGGTCAATATTTTTGATACTTGGGAAATGATGGTGACGCGGGTGATTATTCACGCCTTGCAAGATAATACATTTTACGCGCTGCTGTGTTTGCAACAGGGAGACGAAATCCGAGAAATTGATTGTCGCCCCAGTGACGCGATCGCGATCGCGGTTCGGACCAATAGTCCCATTTGGGTGATGGAAGAAGTGATTGCAGAAGCCTCGATTCCTGTCGATCGCGATGCAGATGAAGAAGAGAAACAAGCCTTCCGAGAATTCATCTCCAATTTAAGCCCAGAAGACTTTATTCGCGGACAATCCTCTAAAAATAACGAAGAATCGAGTTAA
- a CDS encoding riboflavin synthase — MFTGLIQAQGIIQPLGRDRFQIRIPPAQGASLLAEMAMGDSVAVDGVCLTVESLLPDGFVATASPETLTRTTLGSRNEASTYVNIEPSLQVGSKLGGHFVTGHVDGVGRLIRSVATDRAWEMTFGSLSGLSEVWEQNIARYLIPKGSIAINGISLTIAECDASGSWFQCAVIPVTYHETNLSHLQEGNWVNLESDILGKYVNKLLHHPSHHTSEHDISLSFLAEHGYL; from the coding sequence ATGTTTACTGGATTAATTCAAGCTCAAGGTATTATTCAACCTCTCGGGCGCGATCGCTTCCAAATTCGTATTCCTCCCGCACAAGGAGCTTCTCTTCTTGCAGAAATGGCAATGGGGGATAGTGTTGCTGTGGATGGCGTGTGTCTCACGGTAGAAAGTCTTCTTCCTGATGGTTTTGTCGCTACAGCTTCCCCAGAAACCTTAACCCGCACGACTCTTGGCAGTCGCAATGAGGCAAGCACCTACGTTAATATCGAACCCTCCCTTCAGGTGGGCTCAAAACTGGGAGGACATTTTGTCACGGGTCATGTGGACGGTGTCGGACGTTTAATCCGCTCAGTGGCAACAGACCGCGCTTGGGAAATGACCTTTGGTTCTCTCAGTGGTCTATCTGAGGTTTGGGAGCAAAATATTGCTCGTTACTTAATCCCCAAAGGGAGTATCGCCATTAATGGCATTAGTTTAACCATTGCTGAGTGTGATGCCAGTGGAAGTTGGTTTCAGTGTGCTGTGATTCCAGTAACTTATCACGAAACCAATCTCTCCCATCTCCAAGAAGGAAACTGGGTCAATTTAGAAAGTGATATTTTAGGCAAATATGTGAATAAATTGCTGCATCATCCTTCTCATCACACTTCAGAACATGATATTAGTCTCTCGTTTTTGGCTGAACATGGCTATCTGTGA
- the argC gene encoding N-acetyl-gamma-glutamyl-phosphate reductase yields MNASDKISVGIVGASGYGGVQLVRLLLEHPKVEITYLGGNQSAGKDFAELYPYLGHRFHYTIEPIEVETIAQKCQVVFLSLPHGLAYNLAPQLLAKGCQVLDLSADYRFRDLKTYSNAYNVERDDEETVAAAVYGLPELYREQIASASLIGCPGCYPTASLLAIAPALKQGLILPDSVIIDAKSGTSGGGRKTKVNLLLAEADNALSPYSVAGHRHTPEIEEVCSDLAGGEMRVQFTPHLIPMVRGMLTTVYATLRDPGLVRDDLLTIYNAFYRSCEFVKILPNGVYPQTKWASGTNLCYIGIEVDPRTDRVIIMSAIDNLMKGQAAQGVQCLNLMFGWEETLGLPQLAFYP; encoded by the coding sequence ATGAATGCTTCAGATAAAATTTCTGTTGGTATTGTTGGGGCATCTGGGTATGGGGGGGTGCAATTGGTTCGCCTACTCCTAGAACACCCCAAAGTTGAAATTACTTATTTAGGTGGCAATCAAAGTGCAGGCAAAGATTTTGCAGAGCTTTATCCTTACCTAGGTCATCGCTTTCACTATACCATCGAACCGATTGAGGTGGAGACGATCGCGCAAAAGTGTCAGGTGGTCTTTCTCTCTCTCCCCCATGGCTTAGCGTACAATCTCGCCCCACAATTGCTAGCGAAAGGGTGTCAAGTGCTAGATTTATCTGCAGATTATCGGTTTCGCGATCTCAAGACTTACAGCAACGCTTACAATGTAGAGCGAGACGATGAAGAAACGGTTGCAGCAGCCGTTTATGGCTTACCGGAACTGTATCGAGAACAGATTGCAAGCGCTTCTCTGATTGGCTGTCCTGGATGCTATCCCACTGCTAGTTTACTCGCGATCGCGCCCGCCCTGAAACAAGGTTTAATTCTCCCCGATAGTGTGATTATTGATGCGAAATCAGGTACATCTGGCGGTGGACGCAAAACTAAAGTAAATTTACTCCTTGCAGAAGCAGACAACGCCCTCTCCCCTTACAGTGTTGCTGGGCATCGTCATACACCCGAAATCGAAGAAGTTTGTAGTGACTTGGCTGGGGGAGAAATGCGGGTTCAATTTACCCCCCATTTAATTCCGATGGTACGGGGAATGTTAACCACTGTATATGCAACTTTGCGCGATCCTGGACTAGTCCGTGATGATTTACTCACCATTTATAACGCCTTCTATCGCTCTTGTGAGTTTGTGAAAATTCTTCCCAATGGGGTTTATCCACAAACGAAATGGGCCTCAGGGACAAATCTTTGTTATATCGGGATTGAAGTTGATCCACGAACTGATCGTGTAATTATTATGTCTGCCATTGATAACCTAATGAAAGGGCAAGCAGCACAAGGAGTTCAGTGCCTGAATTTAATGTTCGGTTGGGAAGAAACCCTTGGTTTACCGCAGCTTGCATTTTATCCCTAA
- a CDS encoding DnaJ domain-containing protein, with protein MPYPDHYKTLGLTSDASQEEIKQAYRRQPH; from the coding sequence ATGCCCTATCCTGACCATTACAAAACTCTAGGCTTAACCTCGGATGCCAGCCAAGAAGAGATTAAACAAGCCTATCGTCGCCAACCCCATTAA
- a CDS encoding aldo/keto reductase, with protein MQYRRFGKTNLSLSVFSLGTMRGLGNPAAFQQTLLQARQNGINHIETASAYGKSEEYIGAVLQKFQQPRSNFHLTTKLSPTPDPETMETALKASLERLQVDYLDAVAIHGLNTWEHLSWVTGENSCLKPLQQAQQQGQIKHIGFSTHAPLEIILAAIATDLFSFVNLHYYYFWQRNEPAVAAAAERDLGVFIISPTDKGGQLYAPPEKLKALCAPFSPQVLNYRFLLSDPRITTLSLGAADPSELRPGLDVADETFPLTLEEKNALERLETQLETALGTDQCRQCYQCLPCPEEINIPEVLRLRNLAVAYDLTNFGQYRYGMFENAGHWFPGNKGNRCTECGDCLPRCPENLDIPRLLKDTHQRLNGSPRRRLWE; from the coding sequence ATGCAATACCGGCGCTTTGGAAAAACGAATCTTTCTCTATCGGTTTTCTCGCTGGGAACAATGCGGGGTTTAGGGAATCCCGCTGCGTTTCAACAAACTCTCCTGCAAGCACGGCAAAACGGGATTAATCATATTGAAACCGCCAGCGCTTATGGCAAGAGTGAAGAATATATTGGCGCAGTCTTGCAGAAGTTCCAGCAACCCAGAAGCAACTTTCACCTCACCACAAAACTCTCCCCCACCCCTGACCCAGAGACAATGGAAACTGCTCTCAAAGCCAGTTTAGAACGGTTACAAGTGGATTATCTTGATGCCGTTGCCATTCACGGACTAAATACATGGGAACATTTAAGTTGGGTCACTGGAGAAAACAGTTGCTTAAAACCGCTTCAACAAGCCCAACAGCAAGGACAAATTAAACATATTGGCTTCTCGACTCATGCCCCGCTAGAAATTATTCTCGCAGCCATTGCAACCGACTTATTTTCCTTTGTTAATCTCCACTATTACTATTTTTGGCAACGGAATGAACCTGCTGTGGCTGCTGCTGCTGAGCGAGATCTGGGGGTTTTTATTATTTCCCCCACCGATAAAGGCGGACAACTCTACGCCCCTCCAGAGAAACTAAAAGCATTGTGTGCTCCCTTTTCCCCGCAAGTTTTGAACTATCGCTTTCTCCTCAGCGATCCGAGAATCACCACCTTAAGTTTAGGGGCAGCAGACCCCTCAGAATTGCGCCCAGGCTTGGATGTTGCTGATGAGACGTTCCCCCTCACCTTAGAAGAAAAAAACGCTTTAGAACGCCTCGAAACCCAGTTAGAAACCGCTCTTGGGACAGATCAATGTCGCCAATGTTATCAATGTTTACCCTGTCCAGAAGAGATTAATATTCCCGAAGTTCTACGTTTGCGAAATCTAGCCGTTGCCTATGATCTGACAAATTTTGGACAATATCGCTATGGGATGTTTGAAAATGCGGGTCATTGGTTTCCAGGAAATAAAGGAAACCGTTGCACTGAATGTGGAGACTGTCTTCCCCGTTGTCCAGAAAATTTAGATATCCCGCGCTTGTTAAAGGATACCCATCAACGGCTGAATGGATCTCCTCGGCGACGACTTTGGGAATAG
- a CDS encoding glycosyltransferase family 1 protein gives MRIALFTETFLPKVDGIVTRLRHTVNYLQQGGDQVLVVAPDGGITEHKGARVYGVSGMPLPLYPELKLALPRPAIGEALEEFQPDLVHLVNPAVLGLAGLYYAKMMSLPLIASYHTHLPQYLQHYGMGALEGVLWELLKAAHNQAELNLCTSTAMMEELSQHGIERVALWQRGVDTELFRPQLKSQEMRDYLSQGHPDEPLLLYVGRVSAEKQIDEIKPILEAIPQARLAIVGDGPYRETLEKHFADTPTHFVGYLEGETLGAAYASADAFIFPSRTETLGLVLLEAMAAGCPVVAARSGGIPDIVTDGVNGYLFDPHDPEGAVTATKRLLETQSERELLREKARQEAECWGWSAATQQLRDYYQQILSKQSLSVAS, from the coding sequence ATGCGTATTGCCCTGTTTACCGAAACCTTTTTACCGAAAGTTGATGGCATTGTCACCCGTTTACGTCACACGGTTAATTACCTACAACAGGGAGGTGATCAAGTGTTAGTGGTTGCCCCAGATGGGGGAATCACAGAACACAAAGGGGCTAGAGTCTATGGGGTTTCCGGAATGCCATTACCGTTATATCCTGAGTTAAAATTGGCGTTACCTCGTCCCGCTATTGGTGAAGCCTTGGAAGAGTTTCAACCCGATCTGGTTCATCTTGTCAATCCTGCTGTCTTGGGCTTGGCGGGATTGTATTATGCCAAAATGATGTCATTACCTTTAATTGCGTCTTACCATACCCATCTTCCCCAATATCTACAGCACTATGGCATGGGCGCACTAGAAGGGGTGTTATGGGAGTTATTAAAAGCAGCCCATAATCAAGCAGAATTGAATTTATGCACTTCTACCGCCATGATGGAGGAATTAAGTCAACATGGCATTGAGCGCGTCGCCTTGTGGCAAAGAGGCGTTGATACTGAGTTATTTCGTCCCCAGTTAAAGTCTCAGGAAATGCGAGACTATCTTTCCCAAGGACATCCCGATGAGCCATTATTGCTGTATGTGGGACGGGTCTCAGCAGAAAAACAAATTGATGAGATTAAGCCCATTTTAGAGGCGATTCCTCAAGCAAGGTTAGCGATTGTTGGCGATGGCCCTTATCGGGAGACTTTAGAAAAGCATTTTGCTGATACACCCACCCATTTTGTAGGCTATTTAGAAGGAGAGACCCTTGGGGCTGCTTATGCTTCCGCAGATGCCTTTATTTTTCCTTCTCGCACTGAAACTTTAGGTTTAGTCTTATTAGAAGCCATGGCTGCAGGATGTCCTGTTGTTGCAGCGCGATCGGGCGGGATTCCAGATATTGTTACTGATGGGGTCAACGGTTATTTATTTGATCCTCATGATCCAGAAGGCGCAGTCACAGCCACCAAACGACTGTTAGAGACGCAATCTGAACGAGAATTATTACGAGAAAAAGCCCGTCAGGAAGCGGAGTGTTGGGGATGGTCAGCAGCAACCCAACAATTGCGGGATTATTATCAACAAATTTTGTCCAAACAATCTTTGTCTGTTGCCAGTTAG
- a CDS encoding ferredoxin, with product MSDLENPNRSGLEPELGGILRHNPNRSGYEPELGGFFREKGVYVDELTCIGCKHCAHTAQNTFYMEPEYGRARVSRQDGDTEEVIQEAIDTCPVNCIHWVDYTELKKLEAEREFQVIPVAGFPVSKGVIAAQQRRLQKQRQKQQKSS from the coding sequence ATGTCTGACTTAGAAAATCCCAACCGTTCAGGCTTAGAACCTGAATTGGGCGGTATTCTACGCCATAATCCCAACCGTTCTGGTTATGAACCCGAGTTAGGGGGATTTTTTCGAGAGAAGGGAGTCTATGTGGATGAGTTAACCTGCATTGGTTGTAAACATTGCGCTCATACTGCACAAAATACCTTCTATATGGAACCAGAATATGGGCGGGCGCGTGTCAGTCGCCAAGATGGGGATACAGAAGAGGTGATTCAAGAAGCCATTGATACTTGTCCCGTTAACTGTATCCACTGGGTTGACTACACTGAACTGAAAAAGCTAGAAGCGGAACGGGAGTTCCAAGTCATTCCCGTTGCTGGTTTTCCAGTTAGCAAAGGTGTAATTGCTGCTCAACAAAGACGTTTACAAAAACAACGTCAAAAGCAACAAAAATCGTCTTAA